Genomic DNA from Desulfuromonas sp. TF:
ATACTGGTCGATTACGCCCATACGGGCGACGCTCTGGAGAAGGTCCTGAGCACCCTTCAGGACCTTTCCCCCCGCCGGATCATTACCGTCTTCGGATGCGGCGGCGACCGGGACCGGGGCAAACGTCCGGTGATGGGGGAGGTCGCCGCCCGATTTTCGGACTTGACGGTTCTTACCTCGGACAACCCCCGCTCGGAGGATCCTCTTGCCATCCTGGAGGAGATCCGTATGGGAGTAAGGCGCATCTGCGAGAGGGAATTGACCCGGAAAGAAGCCCTTGCCGGAGAGGAAAAAGGGTTCGTGATCATTCCGGATCGTCGAGAAGCCATCTCCTTTGCCGTCGAGGCCCTTCACCCGGGCGAACTTCTGCTGGTGGCGGGCAAGGGACACGAGGATTATCAGATCATCGGCAGGGAGCGGCGTCATTTCGACGATCGGGAGGAACTGCGCCGGGCTCTCACCCGGGGAGAGAGGAAGCCATGAAACTCACCCTCCAGCAACTCGCCCAGATCCTTGGGGCGGACATTACCCCCTCCGGCGCCCGGGCGACCGTCAGCGGCATCTCCACGGACAGCCGGACCGTCGGCCGGGGGGAATTGTTCGTCCCCTTGCGCGGCGACCGGTTCGACGGGCATGATTTTCTTTGCCAGGCAGCCCGCCAGGGGGCGGCCGCCTGCCTGAGCGAGGAAGTTCTTTCCGGCTTTCCCGTGCCCGTCATACGAGTGGAGAACACCCTGGCCGCCTTGGGCAATTTGGCGGCTTCGCTGCGCCGGGGTTTTTCTGGTCCCGTCATCGCGGTGACGGGTTCCTCCGGCAAGACCACGACCAAGGAAATGCTCTCCGCCATTCTCTCCCTCTCGGATGTAGGGCTCAAGACCGCCGGCAATTTCAATAACCTGATCGGTCTGCCGCTGACTCTCTTCCGTCTTGAGCCGCGGCACCGGTGGGCCATCCTCGAGATGGGGATGAGCGCCCGCCGCGAGATCGCCCGTCTTGCCGAGATCGCCGATCCGACGGTCGGGGTGATTACCAATGTGGGCCCTGCCCACCTGGAAACTCTTTTAAACCTGGACGGCGTTGCCCGGGCCAAGGGGGAGCTCTTTGCCGCCCTGAAGCCGGGGGGGACGGCGGTCATCAACGCAGACGACGAACTGGTGGCGCAATTGCCCGTCGCCAACGGCGTGAGACGCCTTCTGTTCGGGACTTCCCCGGAAGCGCAGGTGCGGGCGGAGGAAATCGAAGTGACCGGAGAGGCGGTCTGCTTTCGCCTCCTTGTTCCCGAAGGGGAGCGTTTCGTCACTCTGAAGGTGCCGGGACGCCATAACGTATCCAATGCCCTGGCCGCCGCGGCGGCGGCGGCCTCTGTGGGCGTCGGAATCGATCTCATCGTCAGGGGGCTGGAGAACTTCACCCCCGTCTCCGGACGGATGGAAGTTGTCCGGGGGGAAGACGGCGTTCTCTTCATCGAGGACGGTTACAATGCCAACCCCCTCTCGGTGCGCGTGGCTCTGGAAGCCCTCGATGAAATGGGGGGCTCCGGACGGCGTGTCGCCGTGCTGGGAGACATGCTCGAGCTCGGCAGCGGCTCCGACGGCTTCCATCGCGAAGCGGGATGGGTGGCGGCCAGGCGTTGCGACTATCTCCTGCTGATGGGGGGGATGGCCGAGCACACCTCGGCGGGAGCCCGGGAAAGGGGGATGCAGAGCGACCGTGTCCGGGTTGTCGGCTCCCATGACGAGGCGGCCGAATATCTGAGGAGAATCCTCAGGCCGGGGGATCGGGTCCTGATCAAGGGGTCCCGCGGGATGAAAATGGAAAAAATCGGAGCCGCCCTGAGGGCGCCTTCCTCGCCGCTTGCGGTCAACCATGGCTAGGCTTGGATAATATGCTGTATCATTTCCTCTATCCGCTGCATACGGAATTTTCGGTCCTGACCGTGTTTCGTTTCATCACGTTCAGAACCATCTACGCCACCATCACGGCTCTGGTGATTTCGTTTATTCTTGGCCCCTGGCTGATCCAGAAGCTCTCGAGCCTGCAGATCGGCCAGAGCATTCGCAAGGTGGGCCCCGAGTCCCATTTCAAGAAGGAAGGGACGCCGACCATGGGCGGGACCCTCATTCTGCTGGCCATCTTTCTGCCGACCATTCTCTGGGCCGACCTGGGCAACATCTATGTCTGGATTACCCTGATGGTCACCGTAGGCTTCGGGGTGGTGGGTTTTATCGACGATTACCGCAAAGTGAAGATGAAGAACAGCGAGGGCCTTTCGGCCCGCCAGAAGATGTTCTGGCTGCTGCTGATCTCTTTTTCGGCGGGTGTAGCGCTCTTTGCCTATCCACCCTTCCAGACCGTCCTCGTATTCCCCTTTTTCAAAGGATTGCGTCCAGACCTGGGATTGTTCTATATCCCCTTTGCCATGCTGG
This window encodes:
- the murF gene encoding UDP-N-acetylmuramoyl-tripeptide--D-alanyl-D-alanine ligase, producing MKLTLQQLAQILGADITPSGARATVSGISTDSRTVGRGELFVPLRGDRFDGHDFLCQAARQGAAACLSEEVLSGFPVPVIRVENTLAALGNLAASLRRGFSGPVIAVTGSSGKTTTKEMLSAILSLSDVGLKTAGNFNNLIGLPLTLFRLEPRHRWAILEMGMSARREIARLAEIADPTVGVITNVGPAHLETLLNLDGVARAKGELFAALKPGGTAVINADDELVAQLPVANGVRRLLFGTSPEAQVRAEEIEVTGEAVCFRLLVPEGERFVTLKVPGRHNVSNALAAAAAAASVGVGIDLIVRGLENFTPVSGRMEVVRGEDGVLFIEDGYNANPLSVRVALEALDEMGGSGRRVAVLGDMLELGSGSDGFHREAGWVAARRCDYLLLMGGMAEHTSAGARERGMQSDRVRVVGSHDEAAEYLRRILRPGDRVLIKGSRGMKMEKIGAALRAPSSPLAVNHG
- the mraY gene encoding phospho-N-acetylmuramoyl-pentapeptide-transferase; this translates as MLYHFLYPLHTEFSVLTVFRFITFRTIYATITALVISFILGPWLIQKLSSLQIGQSIRKVGPESHFKKEGTPTMGGTLILLAIFLPTILWADLGNIYVWITLMVTVGFGVVGFIDDYRKVKMKNSEGLSARQKMFWLLLISFSAGVALFAYPPFQTVLVFPFFKGLRPDLGLFYIPFAMLVIVGAGNAVNLTDGLDGLAIGPMIIATGTYLLFAYLAGNARLAEYLQISSVQGAGELAVLCGAMVGAGLGFLWFNSYPAQVFMGDVGSLSLGGALGTIAVITKQEIVLVIVGGIFVMEALSVIFQVTSFRFYGKRIFRMAPIHHHFELKGWPEPKIIVRFWIISIILALVGLSTLKLR